The following are encoded together in the Misgurnus anguillicaudatus chromosome 14, ASM2758022v2, whole genome shotgun sequence genome:
- the LOC141349016 gene encoding somatostatin receptor type 2-like isoform X1: MYNTSGHTIMVNPTRKLDNNSVYGPNDIEQVLVPIFDTFILVTGVVGHILVLIIICRTMRKGRGQMNGRRTGGIQETNANGTDVLLLSLSVADLLLLSCLPYHTVAIATHHWPFGSFMCKSVSFLSAMCTSASAFTLAALAFGRFLIVVHPSKAYRWRREGRLKIIAGALWIPAIVLASPQFAWRMVISGHEACEDLACFNFLSDKGQLAYGVCHFLLAFAFPLGIIVIAYAKIYHFLKKTRQGRISQADRLEQYHVKVTQTSAMLVLAFALCWLPSYGLMFAQITESDATLPRLGPFATFARIMATASTVANPILYVFMSEKFRKELINLGQECCKSRAV; encoded by the coding sequence ATGTACAATACTTCTGGACACACCATTATGGTAAACCCTACCAGAAAGTTGGACAACAACTCTGTTTATGGACCAAATGATATTGAGCAAGTGTTAGTACCCATATTTGATACCTTCATCCTAGTGACTGGTGTGGTTGGACACATATTGGTTCTTATCATCATCTGTCGTACCATGCGCAAAGGACGTGGACAGATGAATGGACGCAGGACTGGAGGAATACAAGAAACAAATGCAAACGGAACCGATGTTCTTCTTCTGTCATTAAGTGTGGCCGACCTTCTGCTGCTTTCCTGCCTTCCTTATCACACGGTGGCAATTGCGACCCACCACTGGCCCTTCGGGAGCTTCATGTGTAAATCTGTGAGCTTCCTAAGTGCGATGTGTACCTCTGCCAGTGCCTTCACATTGGCTGCTTTGGCGTTTGGTCGGTTCCTCATTGTGGTGCACCCATCAAAAGCGTATCGATGGCGCAGAGAAGGCCGATTGAAAATAATAGCTGGTGCATTGTGGATACCTGCTATAGTCCTTGCATCGCCTCAGTTTGCATGGCGGATGGTGATTTCAGGGCATGAAGCCTGTGAGGACCTGGCATGTTTTAATTTCCTATCCGATAAAGGCCAGTTGGCATATGGAGTGTGTCACTTTCTACTGGCTTTTGCCTTTCCACTTGGGATCATTGTAATAGCCTATGCCAAGATCTACCATTTCCTTAAAAAGACTAGACAGGGCCGAATAAGCCAGGCGGACCGTTTGGAACAATATCATGTGAAGGTAACCCAAACATCAGCTATGTTAGTGCTGGCATTTGCATTGTGCTGGCTGCCTTCATATGGTTTAATGTTTGCCCAGATAACTGAGAGTGATGCAACTTTACCTCGCTTGGGACCTTTTGCTACCTTCGCTCGCATCATGGCAACCGCGTCTACTGTGGCCAATCCTATTCTCTATGTTTTTATGTCAGAGAAATTCAGGAAGGAACTAATAAATCTGGGTCAAGAATGTTGTAAAAGCAGAGCTGTCTAA
- the LOC141349016 gene encoding somatostatin receptor type 2-like isoform X2, producing the protein MRKGRGQMNGRRTGGIQETNANGTDVLLLSLSVADLLLLSCLPYHTVAIATHHWPFGSFMCKSVSFLSAMCTSASAFTLAALAFGRFLIVVHPSKAYRWRREGRLKIIAGALWIPAIVLASPQFAWRMVISGHEACEDLACFNFLSDKGQLAYGVCHFLLAFAFPLGIIVIAYAKIYHFLKKTRQGRISQADRLEQYHVKVTQTSAMLVLAFALCWLPSYGLMFAQITESDATLPRLGPFATFARIMATASTVANPILYVFMSEKFRKELINLGQECCKSRAV; encoded by the coding sequence ATGCGCAAAGGACGTGGACAGATGAATGGACGCAGGACTGGAGGAATACAAGAAACAAATGCAAACGGAACCGATGTTCTTCTTCTGTCATTAAGTGTGGCCGACCTTCTGCTGCTTTCCTGCCTTCCTTATCACACGGTGGCAATTGCGACCCACCACTGGCCCTTCGGGAGCTTCATGTGTAAATCTGTGAGCTTCCTAAGTGCGATGTGTACCTCTGCCAGTGCCTTCACATTGGCTGCTTTGGCGTTTGGTCGGTTCCTCATTGTGGTGCACCCATCAAAAGCGTATCGATGGCGCAGAGAAGGCCGATTGAAAATAATAGCTGGTGCATTGTGGATACCTGCTATAGTCCTTGCATCGCCTCAGTTTGCATGGCGGATGGTGATTTCAGGGCATGAAGCCTGTGAGGACCTGGCATGTTTTAATTTCCTATCCGATAAAGGCCAGTTGGCATATGGAGTGTGTCACTTTCTACTGGCTTTTGCCTTTCCACTTGGGATCATTGTAATAGCCTATGCCAAGATCTACCATTTCCTTAAAAAGACTAGACAGGGCCGAATAAGCCAGGCGGACCGTTTGGAACAATATCATGTGAAGGTAACCCAAACATCAGCTATGTTAGTGCTGGCATTTGCATTGTGCTGGCTGCCTTCATATGGTTTAATGTTTGCCCAGATAACTGAGAGTGATGCAACTTTACCTCGCTTGGGACCTTTTGCTACCTTCGCTCGCATCATGGCAACCGCGTCTACTGTGGCCAATCCTATTCTCTATGTTTTTATGTCAGAGAAATTCAGGAAGGAACTAATAAATCTGGGTCAAGAATGTTGTAAAAGCAGAGCTGTCTAA